A region from the Gavia stellata isolate bGavSte3 chromosome 2, bGavSte3.hap2, whole genome shotgun sequence genome encodes:
- the HDAC2 gene encoding histone deacetylase 2, with amino-acid sequence MAYSQGGGKKKVCYYYDGDIGNYYYGQGHPMKPHRIRMTHNLLLNYGLYRKMEIYRPHKATAEEMTKYHSDEYIKFLRSIRPDNMSEYSKQMQRFNVGEDCPVFDGLFEFCQLSTGGSVAGAVKLNRQQTDMAVNWAGGLHHAKKSEASGFCYVNDIVLAILELLKYHQRVLYIDIDIHHGDGVEEAFYTTDRVMTVSFHKYGEYFPGTGDLRDIGAGKGKYYAVNFPMRDGIDDESYGQIFKPIISKVMEMYQPSAVVLQCGADSLSGDRLGCFNLTVKGHAKCVEVVKTFNLPLLMLGGGGYTIRNVARCWTYETAVALDCEIPNELPYNDYFEYFGPDFKLHISPSNMTNQNTPEYMEKIKQRLFENLRMLPHAPGVQMQAIPEDAVHEDSGDEDGEDPDKRISIRASDKRIACDEEFSDSEDEGEGGRRNVADHKKGAKKARIEEDKKETEDKKADVKEEDKSKDSSGEKTDAKGAKSEQLSNP; translated from the exons ATGGCGTACAGTCAGGGCGGCGGCAAGAAGAAAGTCTGCTACTATTATGACG GTGATATCGGAAACTATTACTATGGACAAGGGCATCCAATGAAACCTCATAGGATCAGAATGACCCACAACTTGCTGCTAAATTATGGCTTgtacagaaaaatggaaatttat CGACCCCACAAAGCTACTGCTGAGGAAATGACCAAGTACCATAGCGATGAATACATCAAATTTCTCCGATCAATAAGGCCTGACAATATGTCTGAGTACAGCAAGCAAATGCAGAGAT TTAATGTTGGAGAAGATTGTCCTGTATTTGATGGCCTGTTTGAGTTTTGTCAGCTGTCAACTGGAGGCTCTGTTG CTGGAGCAGTAAAATTGAACAGACAGCAAACAGACATGGCTGTTAATTGGGCTGGAGGACTTCACCATGCCAAGAAATCGGAGGCATCTGGTTTCTGTTACGTCAATGATATCGTGCTTGCCATCCTTGAGTTACTGAA gtATCACCAAAGAGTGTTGTATATTGATATTGATATCCATCATGGTGATGGTGTTGAAGAAGCATTTTATACCACAGATCGTGTCATGACAGTATCATTCCATAAGTATGGTGAATATTTTCCGGGCACAGGGGACCTTAGG GACATTGGTGCTGGAAAAGGCAAATACTATGCTGTCAACTTTCCAATGAGGGATGGTATAGATGATGAATCGTATGGACAGATATTCAAACCA ATTATATCCAAAGTAATGGAGATGTACCAGCCCAGTGCTGTGGTATTACAGTGTGGAGCAGATTCACTGTCTGGTGACAGGCTGGGATGCTTTAATCTTACTGTTAAAG GTCATGCTAAATGTGTGGAAGTTGTAAAGACTTTTAACTTGCCATTGCTGATgttaggaggaggaggataTACTATTCGTAATGTTGCTCGATGCTGGACATATGAAACTGCTGTTGCCTTAGATTGTGAAATTCCTAATG AGTTGCCATACAATGACTACTTTGAGTATTTTGGACCAGACTTCAAGCTTCATATTAGTCCTTCAAATATGACTAATCAGAATACACCAGAATATATGGAGAAGATCAA GCAACGCTTATTTGAAAACTTGCGCATGTTACCTCATGCACCTGGTGTACAGATGCAGGCTATTCCTGAAGATGCTGTTCATGAAGATAGTGGAGATGAGGATGGGGAAGATCCAGACAAACGCATTTCta TTCGAGCATCTGATAAGCGTATAGCCTGTGATGAAGAATTTTCAGATTCTGAAGATGAAGGGGAAGGTGGACGACGAAATGTTGCAGATCATAagaaaggagcaaagaaagccaggatagaggaagacaaaaaagagacagaggaCAAAAAAGCAG atgttaagGAGGAGGATAAATCCAAGGACAGCAGTGGTGAAAAGACAGATGCCAAAGG AGCAAAATCAGAACAGCTCAGCAATCCTTGA